The following nucleotide sequence is from Stigmatopora nigra isolate UIUO_SnigA chromosome 8, RoL_Snig_1.1, whole genome shotgun sequence.
TCCTCAACTCTCATTGCCACCCAGAACTTCTAATCCTTGACGGAAAGGATTCATAGAACAACCCTACACCCAGACTTTGATTAGGCAAGGCAGTCATTCCTATTTTTGGGAAAACTTTTCCATCTGGAGAACCTTGGATTGTCCCCAAAAGGCTTTTCCATTTGTCGTCCATTGTCAGAAAGGATCCCCAATTGAAACAGTTGAAGATTGAATCCGATTGGATCCTGGGGACGCCAAAAGTGTGTTGTTGTGTTTGGCGGGCAAGCTTTTACCCGGAGAGAAATGATAGAATTGGATTAAAGATGGATTATCGCTAAAACGCCAGCAGCCGGCAGAGCGTCTAATCCCATTGTGCGGTCCCTCGGTCCGATTTTGCAGATTACATTTTAGGCGCGGAGCGGATGCCAGTGGAAGCCAACGACCATGGAGAACCGCGACGAGCTGGAGCACCCTCTGCTGGGCGATAAACCGCCATTGGGACCCTCTCCCGGGGGAGTTTTCAAGGGAATGCTGGTCAAATGCGAGGAGGACATGGCCTACCCCCCTATGGCCTGGAGGGGTTACTGCGGACACCCGCCGGACGTCCGGCAACCGCATCAACTTCTGGATCCGTGTTCCTTGCCCCGCACTTTTGAATCCTTCTACCCGGCGGCGCCCATCTGGAGCCACGGGGACTCCATTCTGAGTAAGGACTACCTGGAGACCACCTTTGTGGACATGGGGCCGGGGTCTACGCTGGAACGGAAGCTTCTGGCGGAGGCACATGGAGACTTCCACAGCTTGGATGATGAAGATGACCTGCTGCCAGACTCGGACGTGAGTGGCCATCTTGTATTTGAAATGTGGTCTTCCTCCACAAAATGAGGGTCCTGATAGTCTTTTGGTTCTTTCCCAAAATACTGAAAAGTCTTCATTGGCACTTGGGTTTATTTGGAGTCCACATTTCTGTGGATTCCTGTAgattttacttattttaaaaatgcttatcTGGGttactttctgttgatttgggTGTATTTTAGGTCCTTCTATGTCAGTTTTGGGCCACTTTTTAGTGATTTTAAGACATGGAATTGTGGCATGATTCCAACGTCATTTCCCGGGACGTATTAATAGACCCCGGCAAAGTACTATTTTGGGAAGAGCGGCAAGCCGAAGCTGTCAAGGAGTCACATTGCATAAAGCTAGGCGCAGGTAACTATTGTTGGGTGACAGCTCTGTTCCGACAGCCGACGACACACGCGGTCGGCCAAGGACGAATCGGAGAAAGCGTGTCCCGTAACAGAGCAAAAAAAGCTCCCCATACTTAATATTCTTATTTTGTTAACACTCCTAAACCACCCTCACAGTGGGAACGTTCCAACTTTTAGGATTTCTTGCAAGATTTCctcaaatagccccaaaaccaGACTGAAATTCATACAAACTGAACAAAAAGTCAATTATCAATAGGAGGATCCAAAATATCAGGGAAGCGACTCATAAGCATTCTAAAATACTGCAGTAATCCCCCAATTATCGCGAATTaactactttgcagtttttttctgctattatttttaattgttgtttcagcatgcattttcacatttttatgaatttaaacaaagatttaaaaatatgttttccttcagtgctgagtcttaGTAGCAAGAGTATATACCGCTTACGAGCTTCTgcctggattttcacatttttatgaacttcagaaaaaaaattaaaaatatatatatatatatatatatatttttaaaagttcataaaaatgtaaaaatccatgcGGAAACTTGCAAGCACAAGCCACCCGTCTAcgaggactcagcactgaagaaaagtaAATAAAGGGTAGTtatactttgcgatttttcgattatgaCAGTTCTACATTAAcagcgatattcgagggaataCTATAGTATTAAAGATAGATGTCGGCTTCATTTACTGTGAGGACAGGGTTGGAATGCTCAAGTTTGAGTGGCATTGGCAGCcttagatgtctaatccatttggactgaggaaaaaaaagtgacccaaaaaaatgacagaaatcaAGCAAAAATCTACAAGAAGAGACTTCAAGGGAGAGCAAATCATGCCAGATAATTTCCTCCCCAAACTGTTTGACTGCCTCGACACTGTCAAAAGAATTTGGCTCCTGTAGGACAGACAAAAAGCTCCACCGGAATTTTGCCGGCTGCGCAGTCATGCGAAAAAGCGCGGGCTTGGGGGGAAAGAAACCTCGACGTGACCTCCAACGCAACACGGCATTTTCTTCTCCTTCGTCGCACTCGCCGAAGCCCCGAATCGTTTGGCCGGGGAAAATGGCCGACGTGCGGGAATTAAAGCGGACAGGAACAAGTCGAGCACAAAATTGCATTATTTAGACTTCAAATGTGAGCACTGTTGGATTTTCAAGTACAAAAAATGAGATCactgcaacaaaaacaaacaaaatcgtCCAATCGCTGCCAACTAGTCATTGTTTTTCTTACAATTGGActtctattgtcgtcaatggcaataaactcatttaaaaagtcGCTCATAGTTAGCATTGCAGAAATGTCAGGGGTCCCTTGGAGCTGAATGAGGTCATGTGACTGAATTAGGTTAACCCCGACGAGGTCTGACAGGTCGCTCGTGAGTCATGCTATGCGAAAAAGCCAGGGTTAAATCAGGCTGACTTCCAATAAGCTTGAATGCAATTATGCAAACATCAGCGATCATTTCGATTGGTCGAATTCTTTTGGCCATCccattcaaaatagattggacatctatcgccatTAGGGGCAGCAAGACCTGATGACTCAATTGCCACTTTCAATGTTTGAACGGATTTGTTGTCCagaattgaaaaataaccctaagGTATAagaattttccactttttttttagatttatctCAACGtgtcacccatttttttttaactcttagcTAATAGAAAGTCACCATTTAAATGCCTCGCTGCATCTTGTATTAAAGTTTTAGTTTG
It contains:
- the tmem91 gene encoding synapse differentiation-inducing gene protein 1, with the protein product MENRDELEHPLLGDKPPLGPSPGGVFKGMLVKCEEDMAYPPMAWRGYCGHPPDVRQPHQLLDPCSLPRTFESFYPAAPIWSHGDSILSKDYLETTFVDMGPGSTLERKLLAEAHGDFHSLDDEDDLLPDSDDSSMEDFSDSDSESNFPLMIPQDYLGLAFFSMLCCFWPLGIAAFYLSQKTNKASAEGDLQGANAASRQALWLSVLSIVFGIITYICVISALISYLSAKPP